A window of the Radiobacillus deserti genome harbors these coding sequences:
- the araD gene encoding L-ribulose-5-phosphate 4-epimerase, producing the protein MLDNLKQQVLEANRALPHYGLVTFTWGNVSGFSKELELVVIKPSGIPYEKLTLKDLVVVDLDGNVVEGDLNPSSDTPTHIVLYKNFPDIGGVVHTHSSWATSFAQAGKSIPCLGTTQGDYFYGTIPCTRRMTDEEINGEYELETGNVIVETFETNDIHPLEVPGALVHSHAPFTWGKNPNEAIHNAVVLEEVAKMAWRTYLINPDISPMDRVLLDKHYLRKHGKNAYYGQK; encoded by the coding sequence TTGTTGGATAACTTGAAACAACAAGTTTTGGAAGCGAACCGAGCTCTTCCGCATTATGGACTTGTAACTTTTACTTGGGGGAATGTAAGCGGTTTTAGTAAAGAACTAGAATTGGTAGTGATTAAACCAAGTGGCATTCCTTACGAAAAATTAACCTTGAAGGATCTAGTAGTCGTAGATCTAGACGGAAATGTTGTGGAAGGAGATTTAAACCCTTCCTCCGATACCCCAACCCATATCGTTCTATATAAAAATTTTCCTGATATAGGCGGAGTCGTTCATACGCATTCCTCGTGGGCTACAAGCTTTGCGCAAGCAGGTAAATCTATACCCTGTTTAGGAACTACCCAAGGAGATTATTTTTATGGCACTATTCCTTGTACACGTCGAATGACAGATGAAGAGATTAATGGAGAGTATGAACTAGAAACAGGGAATGTCATTGTAGAAACCTTTGAAACAAATGACATTCATCCGCTGGAGGTACCAGGCGCGTTGGTTCATAGTCATGCGCCATTCACTTGGGGAAAGAATCCTAATGAAGCGATTCATAATGCCGTTGTTTTAGAGGAAGTGGCCAAGATGGCGTGGAGGACATACCTCATTAATCCTGATATCTCGCCAATGGATCGTGTACTTTTAGATAAACATTATCTTCGT